From Bacteroidota bacterium:
CTCGGAGCGGCCCTCTTAGACATAGCCCCTAAAAGCTTTCTCCCCGTGGGGCTGTTTCCGGAAGTAGAGGGAGAAGCCACCCCGCAGCCCATCGCCCTGGTGGGGGGATACCTGCGCAGCCTCCGCCTGTTGCACAACCCCGTCACCGGACATCCGTTTTATCACCTAATCGTGGACACCCAGGGGCAGCGGCTCAGCCTGCTTAGCGCCGATCCAGCGCTGGAGCGGGCCAAGCCTCCTCGACTTCTGCTCAGCACCGTATGGCTTGCCGCCTGTACGGCGGAGGAGGATTTTCCGAATGCGTTTTCGGCCTGATCCTCTGGGGCAACTGTGGCTGTGGACGGCCGTGGGAGCTTGCGTCATCCTGGCTGTGCTCGCACCGCCCCTGTTCGGGTTCTTCAGCTTGCTAGGCCTTCTGCTGGGGCTTGGCGGGTGGGTGGCCCGCTGGGGAGCGCTCTATGAACTGGAAAAAGATCGGCTGCGTGTGCGTCCGAGTTGGCTGTGGGCTGCTTCCGTAGAGGTACGGCGCGGCGAGTTGGCGCACCTGCGTCTGGAGCGCACCTCAGGGCAGCGCCGGCTGGGCTTAGCGGATCTGGTCTTGGAATTGCGCGACGGCCGAAGCCTGCGGCTGCGGGATCTGCGCGATCCGGAGCGGTGGGCCGAGCGCCTGCGCCAGGTGCTGCTTCCGGAGCCCGAGTCGGCCGCCCCCCTAGAATCCGAGCAGGCGTTATACCCCTACCGCGGCACCGACGTGGGCGACCGACTGCAGACCCTGGTCGGGCTTTGGGCTCAGGGGCTGCTTTCGGAGGAGGAATTTCAGCGCCAGAAAGCGGAGCTAGAGTCCAGGCCCAAAAGGGAAGGTTCATGAGGCGACTTTGGGAACGCTGGCTGGCCTGGGCCCTTTTGCGCAGACAAGGCGGACGCACCTTTTTGCGCTTTATCACCCTTCTCGCCATAGCGGGGGTGGCTGTGGGCGTGGCCGCCCTGGAACTGGCGCTTTTCCTGTCTCGAGGGTTTAGTCGAGAGATCACAACCAAAATCATGGGTTTCGGTGCGCACGTGCAGGTGATGCGCTACACCGAGGGACCCCTGTATGGGGCCGATAGCCTCCTGCATGTACTAGAACAGCTGGACCCGCAGATCCTACGCGCCGCCCCCGTTGTATACGGACAAGTCATCGCCCAGGGGCCTCGGGACGTGGACGGGGTGATCGTGCAGGGGGTGGACCCCGAGCGGGACGTTTCCTTTATCCGCACCCGTCTTGTGGAGGGCCGCTACGGGCTAGAGGCCTCCGAGAGGCCCACGGCGATGCTTTCTCGGACCTTGGCCCGCCGTCTGGGGGTCGGGCTAGGGGGGGAATTTTGGCTCTACTGGGCGAACGGGGACCCCTCCTCCCTTATCCTACCGCGCGCAACTAGGCTGCGCGTGGCCGGTCTGTACGAGACGGGGTTAGTCGACTTCGACGAGGCTTTCGTGTTCGTGCACATCGACCAGGCCCGTAGCCTGCTGGGCTACGCCCCAGATGCGGTGAGCCGCATCGACGTACAACTGAGCGACCCCCATCAGGCCGAACGCGTGGCGGACGAAATCGAAGCCCGGCTCGGGTTTCCCGTGATGGCCCGCTCGATTTTCCGCCTTTATCGAAACCTCTTCGCCTGGATCGAACTTCAGCAGAGCACGATCCCGCTTGTGTTGGGCATCCTGGTCATCGTGGCGGCCTTTAACCTGGTGGGCACCCTGCTTATGATGGTGCTAGAGAAAACCGCGCACATCGGGATCCTCAAGACGCTTGGGGCCACGGATCGATCCATCGCCCGGTTGTTTGTATGCGAAGGGCTGTTGCTGGGGACGATCGGGGTGGGGCTCGGAAATGCGCTGGCCCTGCTGTTGGGCTTCTTGCAGCTGCGTTATGGGATTTTACCGCTTCCGGTAGAGGTGTACTACGTAGAGCGGGCGCCTGTGTACATGGCCGCTACGGACTTGGTGCTCGTTTCCGCTGTAGCCTTGCTGCTCTGCTGGGCCAGCACGTGGTTTCCGGCCCGCATAGCGGCCCGGCTGCACCCTGTTGAGGCGCTGCGCTTCGGCTAACGCAGCTCTACGCGTATCCCGGCGACCTCCCAGCGGGGGCGCAGCCGAATGGGTTCGCTCCACCAGGCGGGCTCAGGGAGGTTATCCCACGGTTGGCCCCCGTCCCAGCGCCCGTTGCCGTTTCGGTCCGCAAAGGCGAAGATCCGGTATCGGTCCGGCCGCAAACCCGCAAAATGGAACACGGCCGAGCCCACCAAGCGTATTCGCCGAACGGGCTCCGGAATCCCGGCCGCAAAGAGCCAAAGCTCCACGGGTTGTTCCGGGGCCGCTAGCACCGTTCCGGAGAGCACGGCCTCGTCGTCCGAACGTAGGACCCGATAGGCGCGCTCGGGCGCTTGCAGGGTATCCTCAAAGCGAACGCGCAGTAAAGCGCCGGCGGGCCAGCCGGCCTGCGGCCGCACCCACCAGATGAGCGCCGGCTGACCGCAGGTTACGGCCTCGGCCGAGGAGAGCATATACGGGATCGCCTCGGCCTCCGCGTAAAGCCGCAGGGCCCTCCGGAGCGCCTCCGCTTCAAGGGGAAGGGAGAGCTCTAAGCGCAGGGAATCTGAGGGCAATAGCGCAAGCGTATCAGGGGGCGCTAGCCGCGCCCGGTCTTCTCGGGGGGGAGGAGGGGACCTTAAGTTGGGGGTGCGAAGAACGCGAAAGCGAACCGAAAGCGACCCCGTTTGGCGTTCGAGGCTATCGCGCATGCCCTCGGCAATGAGCCGGTACGCACCAGGCCGAAGGGGCTCGGCCAAAAGAAGCCGC
This genomic window contains:
- a CDS encoding PH domain-containing protein encodes the protein MRFRPDPLGQLWLWTAVGACVILAVLAPPLFGFFSLLGLLLGLGGWVARWGALYELEKDRLRVRPSWLWAASVEVRRGELAHLRLERTSGQRRLGLADLVLELRDGRSLRLRDLRDPERWAERLRQVLLPEPESAAPLESEQALYPYRGTDVGDRLQTLVGLWAQGLLSEEEFQRQKAELESRPKREGS
- a CDS encoding ABC transporter permease, which gives rise to MRRLWERWLAWALLRRQGGRTFLRFITLLAIAGVAVGVAALELALFLSRGFSREITTKIMGFGAHVQVMRYTEGPLYGADSLLHVLEQLDPQILRAAPVVYGQVIAQGPRDVDGVIVQGVDPERDVSFIRTRLVEGRYGLEASERPTAMLSRTLARRLGVGLGGEFWLYWANGDPSSLILPRATRLRVAGLYETGLVDFDEAFVFVHIDQARSLLGYAPDAVSRIDVQLSDPHQAERVADEIEARLGFPVMARSIFRLYRNLFAWIELQQSTIPLVLGILVIVAAFNLVGTLLMMVLEKTAHIGILKTLGATDRSIARLFVCEGLLLGTIGVGLGNALALLLGFLQLRYGILPLPVEVYYVERAPVYMAATDLVLVSAVALLLCWASTWFPARIAARLHPVEALRFG